In Synchiropus splendidus isolate RoL2022-P1 chromosome 7, RoL_Sspl_1.0, whole genome shotgun sequence, the genomic window cgtcgtgttgctgtaaacacacacacaggccgcaGGATGGGCGTCAAGAAGtggttgttattgagaagcagtgagaaagtatcacattctctggaaccattaaaacatgttcatttctgttcctttaattggttcctgactgagtaCTTCCTGACTCTAAAGCGTGCCTTCGTTTTGTGTGTGAAGATAAAGCGtcctaacagctagcatgtgggTTAGCACGTAGCTAACTTGTTAGCGGAGattgacttgtttttaatgatgtcacacacgtcacatctggGCTacaaaagtgattttttttttttttttttttttttttttttacagtgatgtagtgaagtgtcctcagtctctctcctcctcctaacaataaccagaactgaactagggagctacaccgaacacatcgttttagattatctttccttttgatgtggatgttgatcagatattttatatgggacacacatgttcctggattatgtgtcactattttaatgtacttgtttaataatgtgtgGTGTCAGAGTATCACAGTCAGATGACCAGTAGTCACCGGTCAGCACTCAAAATGGtttttgtgtgttcattttctGAGCACACCAGGACACCTTTCGAAACACTCTTTCGGAACGCTCTACCACGGCACCAACAAAACCAAGattctggtgtgtttgtgtccctgcagatgttctgcagctgctggtgattAAAGAAGAAGTTcctactgagcagcaggagagcagctccagtctggaccaGCAGGGACATGAGCCTCATCTCATGAAAGaagtgaaagaggaggaagaagaacatgATGTCTCCCAGCTCTCACAGACTCCTGTGGATGTGAAGACTGAAGATGATGAGAAGCCTCCAACCAGCAGCTTAAttcaacacatgaaaacagaagctgatgAAGACAACTGTGGAGGATCAGAACCAGCCAGCTGCTTGGACACGCCTCTCCACcctgaccagcagaggtcactctcttctgacactgatgacagtgaagactggagagaaaccagcaACTCTCAGAGTGGGTCAATGGTTCACGACAGTGAGAAGAAAGATGCTGATCACAGATCACTGATCTGCTCTTGCTGTGGAAAACAATGTGCTTCGAAGTCTGGACTGACTAAACACATGACGTCCTGCTCTAGAACATTTACTTGTTCACATTGTGGGAAATGTtttaaaagaagacaaaataTGATCGCTCACATGGCAATCCACACTGGTAAAAAACCTTTCAGTTGCTCTATGTGTGATAAATCTTTCAACAGAAAAAGTAGCTTGGAGGAACACATGACAACTCACACAGAAGGAAAACCTTTTTGCTGTGCTTTATGTGATGAAATGTTTACCAGAAAACATAGCTTGCAGGAACACATGAATCgacacactggagaaaagctTTTTAGTTGCTCTCAATGTGATAAATGTTTTACGCGGCGCAGGAACCTGAACTACCACATCAAAGTTCACTCTGAAAAGAAACCTTTCAGTTGCCCTCAGTGTGACAAATCTTTTAACAGGCGTAGTAGCTTGGAGGAACACTTGAGAaatcacactggtgaaaaacctttcagttgctcacagtgtggtaaatgttttacgGTGAGTAGGACCCTGAAAGagcacatgagaattcactctGGAAAAAAAcgtttcagctgctctcactgtgaTAAATCTTTTTACAAAATAAGTAACTTCAAGGAACATTTAAGAAAGCACaatggtgaaaaacctttcagttgctttcagtgtggtaaatgttttaacTGGAAACGTAGCCTGGGGAAACACATAAAGTATTGTGATAGAAAATGAATCTTGGTCTCCTCAACATTCTCTCAGTGTGATGCATGTATGTGAAGAGGAAGCGTAATGGAACATTAGACTTCCCTCATGTAACCTTCAGTAGCACCTAAATCCTGATTCATCTGTGATCTAAGATAAGTAAATGTATGCAGGTGAAAAGATGCTATAAAAACACACTAACTATCATGAGTCTTAAAGCTGCAAATGTTTTTGATGTGCGATCAATAGGTGTTATGAATGACCCTCCGAACCTTGCAGAGGAGCTCAGGGAGCTGAGCAGTGATGTTGTGAGGGGCGATTAGAGGAGGGGAAGTCTGTTGAATGCTCTTTTTCATTCGTCCTGGATTTTCATACTTTTACATTTGCTGCCGTGAGTAGAATAAATAGACAGAATGTGATGTTCTATATTTTATGTAGCACACTtggaaaacaacacaagaagcCTCTATGACACTCTGGTTGAGGGTAACTTGACTTAGACACTTGTACGTTAAAGTCGCTCGCAACCAAATAAAGATGAATATTCCTTCTGAGTGCTTTCTCCGTGCTGTTCTTTTGGGCTGGTGTTGACAATGTTCTACTGTTCGCATGttgctgagcctcttcagagcttctgaggttattctaaatagtaaacaaatgtttgcatgaactGAAACTGagccattaatcgcgagttaactcagttTTAGTgggattaattgagattaaattgTAATCTATTGGCAgcacaaacatgaatgaatattaaaataaattctCAACTGTGCGTCTTCACTGATTTAGATGAGTCAGTTGGTGAGGAGTCCTCATTACTGTTGTAAGTTCAACAGTTCAGATGGAACAGCACGTGATGTACTGCACCAGGAGACTGTCACGCAGGATATGAATCAAGATGGTCGTGATAACGGTCATGATCGACTCGAAGCCTGTTCCCTGGAGGAGACTCTGGCGCCCCCGCTGGAGAAGAGAGTGAACACACTGCGCCAGCCGGACCAGACTCATaacgcgtgacgtgccgccttCCGCGGACAGTTCCAGACCATCAGAAGTGGATGGAATCCAATaagaaattcaaattcaatcaAAAGATTCCCACTTGAATTTATACGTGAGTacctcttgtctttttttttttcttttcttcgcTGGACTCAGTGTGTAAACACGGATGTTGTAGCTTGTTTGGCTTGACTTTGATCGTTTGATGGATGAAAAATAACCTGGTGTGAGACTCTCCTGCATTAAAATATCCATATTATGGGGAGCATGAAAGCAATGTATCGACTGTATCTAAAAAAACGTTTTATCAGCGGAACCTTCGTCCGCCAACACGGACTTGAGCGGAAGTGTGGTCACTTTCTCCTGGCGGACCTCTGAGGCACTTCCTGTTTATCTCCTCTTCGTGGATCCTCCAGTGGATGAAAGCTCTGGCTTCAGAGTGTGAAACATTCCTCCAAGCAGCGACtggcaactgctgctgctgacgatCGTCTGCTGCAGTTAGAAACGAGGGATGGAACAAAAGCCAGTAATGGAGAGCAGCAGACCAGGTGCACACACAGCCCCAAACTACCGTTGTttcttcttgtttctttttaaatggaCTGACGGATCTGCAAACGTTTCCTTTCCTCTCGGTGTTAGAAATGCTGCCGTCAATGTTTCCCCTTTAGTCTCGTCACTACAACCGTAAACACCGGAGGCCAGTGCAGGAGACGTTGATAGTTTTGACGCACTGGATGCGGACAGTGAGACTGCAGTGAGGTGAGCTGAAGCAGTGACGGAGGGATCAAGGTGAAGGTCGGATTCGATCAGGGATGACGTCTGTCGTCGGGCTGCGCGGTGCTTCAGCTGAATATCCATGATCAACAACATTTTCCTAAAGCTAATGGGGATGTCGGGATCCAGGTTTTTTCTGCCCCAGAACCGATCCGATTTTTTTTTAGTGACGAGTTCCACCGATACCGTTCCGATACCTATTCTACACATGTTTTG contains:
- the LOC128762043 gene encoding oocyte zinc finger protein XlCOF6.1-like, giving the protein MERSTPDVLQLLVIKEEVPTEQQESSSSLDQQGHEPHLMKEVKEEEEEHDVSQLSQTPVDVKTEDDEKPPTSSLIQHMKTEADEDNCGGSEPASCLDTPLHPDQQRSLSSDTDDSEDWRETSNSQSGSMVHDSEKKDADHRSLICSCCGKQCASKSGLTKHMTSCSRTFTCSHCGKCFKRRQNMIAHMAIHTGKKPFSCSMCDKSFNRKSSLEEHMTTHTEGKPFCCALCDEMFTRKHSLQEHMNRHTGEKLFSCSQCDKCFTRRRNLNYHIKVHSEKKPFSCPQCDKSFNRRSSLEEHLRNHTGEKPFSCSQCGKCFTVSRTLKEHMRIHSGKKRFSCSHCDKSFYKISNFKEHLRKHNGEKPFSCFQCGKCFNWKRSLGKHIKYCDRK